One Buteo buteo chromosome 5, bButBut1.hap1.1, whole genome shotgun sequence DNA window includes the following coding sequences:
- the HOXD13 gene encoding homeobox protein Hox-D13 produces the protein MCKAMSKAASWEMDGLRGDSSGGGGGGGGAPGQCRNFLSSPVFGAAHTGRAAAAAAAAAAASGFAYAGGGERSGAAARPDPPAKDCPGSAAPATAPALGYGYHFGNGYYSCRMSHGVGIQQNALKSPPHASIGGFPVEKYMDVSSLTSTSVPANEVSSRAKEVSFYQGYTTPYQHVPGYIDMVSTFGSGEPRHETYISMEGYQSWTLANGWNSQVYCAKDQTQSSHFWKSSFPGDVALNQPDMCVYRRGRKKRVPYTKLQLKELENEYAINKFINKDKRRRISAATNLSERQVTIWFQNRRVKDKKIVSKLKDNVS, from the exons aTGTGCAAGGCCATGAGCAAAGCAGCGAGCTGGGAGATGGACGGACTGCGCGGCgacagcagcggcggcggcggcggcggcggcggagcccccGGGCAGTGCCGTAATTTTCTCTCCTCGCCCGTTTTCGGGGCGGCGCACACGGGccgagcggccgccgccgccgctgccgccgccgccgcctcggggTTCGCCTACGCCGGCGGAGGGGAGCGCTCGGGGGCGGCGGCGAGGCCCGACCCCCCGGCCAAGGACTGCCCGGGCTCCGCCGCGCCGGCCACCGCCCCCGCGCTCGGCTATGGGTATCACTTTGGCAATGGATACTATAGCTGCAGGATGTCCCACGGGGTTGGGATCCAGCAAAACGCCCTGAAGTCTCCCCCCCATGCCTCCATTGGCGGCTTTCCCGTGGAAAAGTACATGGACGTCTCCAGTCTGACCAGCACGAGTGTCCCCGCCAATGAAGTCTCCTCCAGGGCGAAGGAAGTGTCCTTCTACCAGGGCTATACAACCCCCTACCAGCACGTTCCTGGGTACATAGACATGGTCTCAACGTTTGGCTCTGGGGAACCGAGACACGAAACATACATATCAATGGAGGGCTATCAGTCTTGGACTCTGGCTAATGGCTGGAATAGTCAGGTTTACTGTGCCAAAGATCAGACACAGAGCTCACACTTTTGGAAATCGTCCTTTCCAG GGGACGTTGCACTAAACCAGCCCGATATGTGTGTCTACCGGCGTGGGAGAAAGAAGCGAGTGCCGTACACAAAACTGCAGCTTAAAGAACTCGAGAATGAATATGCCATTAACAAGTTCATTAACAAGGACAAGAGGCGAAGGATATCCGCAGCCACAAACCTGTCTGAGAGACAAGTTACCATTTGGTTTCAGAACAGGAGGGTGAAGGATAAGAAAATAGTCTCCAAACTGAAAGACAATGTATCTTGA